One stretch of Brettanomyces nanus chromosome 4, complete sequence DNA includes these proteins:
- a CDS encoding uncharacterized protein (EggNog:ENOG41) yields MTESVSSSPSEQQLSGIEMGLQSTGLVKTFEEQMLNADDKLSHIDSAHLGEKPEKFRESDAGDGTRREDQILTGARFYTCVSSLLLCTFLVALDQMITASVLTTIADHFNEFNKMTWITAAFMMPMGCCAQGWGRLSISFGRKWILVSGMALFEFGSLITGISISMNMFICGRAIQGVGGSCIQTVVMIIATEITTIDKKPILYGTLTLTFVFASVIGPVIGGIFGTYASWRWCFYLNLCCSAIIFPFFILSYHPKPPVGTFREKLKTVDILDNFLIVASTVLILMGISFGITGSSWKTASAISCLVIGGILLIAFCEYNFKFSKYPVLPSNIVFNKKIFASFIVITFNYSAMMVALQFISIYFANVIGHNAFHTGLSLIPCAVSSCVSSIGSGILIQKLRIIKPFSLLAGLLLPAAAGLLMLMKQKDNLGRDIGFQILLGVSTGLNMQGPIMSGLINAPKTPGTNILMTAYFIFGRSMTALFLEIAEEIYTATLTSGIAKISPMIQGSEYAISEVIVRSDLLDKLNEHDRSLVAGKILESCHDVFWLCFALAIVALIATLFMSNKKLPKSEDVEA; encoded by the coding sequence ATGACAGAGTCCGTCAGTTCAAGCCCAAGTGAACAGCAGCTCAGTGGGATAGAGATGGGACTCCAATCAACGGGGCTTGTGAAAACTTTTGAAGAGCAGATGCTGAACGCTGATGATAAGCTTTCGCATATTGACTCAGCACATTTAGGTGAGAAACCAGAGAAATTCAGAGAGAGTGATGCGGGTGACGGTACCAGAAGAGAGGACCAAATTCTCACTGGTGCAAGATTCTATACATGTGTCTCGTCCCTCCTTCTCTGTACATTTTTGGTTGCCTTGGACCAGATGATCACTGCTTCTGTCTTGACAACAATTGCCGACCATTTCAATGAATTCAATAAGATGACATGGATTACAGCAGCATTTATGATGCCCATGGGGTGTTGTGCGCAGGGATGGGGACGATTATCGATCAGCTTTGGCAGAAAGTGGATCCTTGTGTCAGGCATGGCCCTTTTCGAGTTTGGTTCTCTAATAACTGGcatttccatttccatGAATATGTTTATTTGCGGAAGAGCTATTCAAGGTGTGGGTGGCTCGTGCATTCAGACTGTTGTCATGATCATAGCTACAGAAATTACTACTATTGATAAAAAGCCAATCCTATACGGAACACTCACCTTAACCTTTGTCTTTGCTTCGGTCATTGGTCCCGTCATCGGCGGAATTTTTGGAACGTATGCTAGCTGGAGATGGTGTTTCTACCTCAATCTCTGCTGTTCTGCTATCATATTTCCATTTTTTATCTTATCCTACCATCCCAAGCCTCCTGTTGGAACTTTTAGAGAGAAGCTAAAAACAGTTGACATTCTTGATAACTTCCTTATTGTTGCATCGACAGTCCTCATACTAATGGGCATATCATTTGGAATCACTGGGTCTAGCTGGAAGACAGCATCGGCCATCTCTTGTCTCGTCATTGGAGGAATACTTCTTATTGCATTCTGCGAATataatttcaaattctccaAATACCCAGTGCTTCCCTCAAACATTGTGTTCAATAAGAAAATATTCGCATCTTTCATCGTCATTACCTTCAATTACAGTGCAATGATGGTAGCGCTCCAGTTCATCAGCATATACTTTGCAAATGTCATCGGCCACAACGCATTTCACACCGGCTTGTCTTTGATTCCTTGTGCTGTCTCCTCGTGCGTGTCATCGATTGGCAGCGGAATCCTTATTCAGAAATTGCGGATAATCAAGCCGTTCTCCTTGCTGGCAGGGCTCCTTTTGCCGGCCGCCGCGGGCTTACTTATGCtaatgaagcagaaggatAACCTAGGCCGCGATATTGGGTTCCAGATCTTGCTTGGAGTTTCCACTGGTCTGAATATGCAGGGTCCAATTATGAGTGGTCTCATTAATGCACCAAAAACTCCCGGTACCAACATCTTGATGACTGCTTATTTCATCTTCGGAAGAAGTATGACTGCTTTGTTTTTGGAGATCGCTGAGGAGATATACACCGCAACTTTGACATCAGGTATCGCCAAAATTTCGCCAATGATACAGGGGAGTGAGTACGCCATCTCAGAGGTCATCGTTCGATCAGACTTGCTCGACAAATTGAATGAGCACGATAGGTCCTTGGTTGCTGGAAAAATCCTAGAAAGCTGTCATGATGTCTTCTGGTTGTGTTTTGCTTTGGCAATTGTGGCACTAATTGCAACGTTATTCATGTCAAACAAGAAGCTGCCGAAAAGTGAAGACGTCGAGGCATGA